From a region of the Micropterus dolomieu isolate WLL.071019.BEF.003 ecotype Adirondacks linkage group LG21, ASM2129224v1, whole genome shotgun sequence genome:
- the zgc:113436 gene encoding uncharacterized protein zgc:113436, with amino-acid sequence MLSVESLQVAEEEVVESSSNKLGDIYTFVAKGCFPQTMNPLRKKNLKRYAQKFIIDEGKLYYVGPKKEEKREVVIEAERKRQIFLDCHFNDIGHHLGQKKTVHRIQSKYYWLGIVKDVVDWIKVCETCQQTERNKSLARTVRPIKVDAPWDIVGIDIIGPFPESRQGNTNVTVLIDYFSKWPEAFPVQKTDALSVARCISKCIYRFGAPKTVVCTQNADFCDEVTKLLCERWSIVQKVSRLDQPQLNPLHDCTSPLLKEAIVQMVTEKQDEWDDFLDPVLFLFRTSTNPTTKFTPYSLMFNRKANLPNETTLSLLNYDELEQDMYSIKEKASTYMTIMQEQQNSVKQLVIANMNTAYKQEKKKKNAKRRTHNMPSMTFKMADPLFGAGDSPSPKKLKESLYLSFPVETVLATEQSSSEDIKTELAYHLAESDVH; translated from the exons ATGTTAAGCGTGGAGTCTTTGCAAGTggctgaggaggaggtggtTGAATCCAGCTCCAATAAACTCGGTGACATTTACACTTTTGTGGCTAAAGGCTGCTTTCCTCAGACAATGAATCCTTTACGAAAGAAGAATCTCAAAAGATACGCCCAGAAATTTATCATTGATG AGGGAAAGCTGTACTATGTGGGACccaagaaagaagagaagagggaagTGGTGATTGAGGCTGAGAGGAAGAGGCAGATTTTTCTTGACTGCCACTTTAATGACATCGGTCATCACCTGGGCCAAAAGAAGACTGTCCACCGGATCCAGAGCAAGTACTACTGGCTGGGGATCGTCAAAGATGTAGTGGATTGG ATAAAAGTATGTGAGACCTGTCAGCAAACGGAGAGGAATAAAAGCCTGGCAAGGACTGTCCGGCCTATAAAAGTGGACGCACCTTGGGACATTGTTGGGATTGACATTATAG GGCCTTTCCCAGAGTCGCGGCAAGGCAACACCAACGTCACAGTCCTCATTGATTACTTTAGTAAATGGCCAGAAGCTTTTCCAGTGCAAAAGACAGATGCGCTCTCTGTTGCCAGATGTATTTCCAAATGCATATATCG GTTTGGTGCCCCTAAAACAGtagtgtgcacgcagaatgctGACTTCTGTGATGAG GTGACGAAGCTGCTGTGCGAAAGGTGGAGCATCGTGCAGAAGGTTTCCCGACTGGATCAACCTCAGCTCAACCCGCTCCACGACTGCACAAGTCCGTTACTGAAGGAAGCCATTGTGCAGATGGTAACAGAGAAGCAGGATGAGTGGGACGACTTCCTGGACCCCGTCCTATTTCTGTTTAGGACGTCCACCAACCCTACGACCAAGTTCACCCCTTACTCCCTCATGTTCAACAGGAAGGCTAATTTACCAAACGAG ACTACATTGAGCCTGCTGAATTATGATGAGCTAGAACAGGATATGTATTCCATTAAGGAGAAGGCCTCGACATACATGACCATAATGCAGGAGCAGCAGAACTCAGTGAAGCAACTG GTGATCGCGAACATGAACACAGCCTACaaacaagagaagaagaagaagaacgccaaacgcaggacacataACATGCCCTCGATGACCTTCAAAATGGCAGATCCCCTGTTCGGCGCGGGAGACTCGCCCTCCCCGAAGAAACTGAAAGAGagtttatatttgtcttttccTGTTGAGACGGTGCTGGCCACCGAGCAAAGCAGCTCCGAAGACATAAAGACTGAGTTAGCCTATCACTTAGCTGAATCTGACGTCCACTGA
- the ogfod2 gene encoding 2-oxoglutarate and iron-dependent oxygenase domain-containing protein 2 — translation MTNQEDRNPQFYICNCFKTDNIFLEDYKLHVRFESEQQFRLDYQALLSRLGCVTEQQFEDVLNKISQEVDRRRRLDVTSAERAAAIKEAYKPLHPHVYHLQESYLAPKFKQIVAYCRSRDSSEEGLAGLLEEEAAVRVYRFPVFERSFCEELVEELEHFERSSAPKGRPNTMNHYGILLNELGFDEDFITPLREHYLHPLTSLLYPDCGGRCLDSHKAFVVKYDMNEDLDLSYHYDNSEVTLNVSLGKDFTEGNLYFGDMRQVPLSETECAEVEHRVTEGLLHRGQHMHGALPITSGQRWNLIIWMRGSQERNKLCPMCNRRPTLMEGEGFADGFTKHSDALLNASCVLT, via the exons ATGACAAACCAGGAAGACAGAAATCCTCAGTTTTATATCTGTAACTGTTTCAAAACTGATAATATTTTCCTGGAGGACTACAAGCTGCATGTCCGCTTCGAATCCGAGCAGCAGTTCAGACTGGACTATCAGGCA CTGCTCAGCAGGCTTGGTTGCGTGACGGAGCAACAGTTTGAGGATGTGCTCAACAAG ATTTCGCAGGAAGTGGACAGGCGAAGGCGTCTAGATGTGACGTCTGCTGAGAGAGCTGCTGCTATCAAAGAGGCGTACAAGCCTCTCCATCCTCACGTCTACCATCTGCAG GAGTCCTACCTGGCACCGAAGTTCAAGCAGATTGTTGCGTACTGTCGAAGCAGGGACAGCAGTGAAGAAGGTCTCGCGGGCTTGTTGGAGGAAGAGGCAG CTGTGAGGGTGTATCGCTTCCCTGTGTTTGAGAGAAGCTTCTGCGAGGAGCTGGTGGAGGAGCTGGAGCACTTTGAGCGCTCCTCAGCCCCTAAAGGAAGACCCAACACCATGAACCATTATGGG ATCCTCCTGAATGAACTGGGCTTTGACGAGGACTTCATTACGCCCCTCCGTGAGCACTACCTGCATCCGCTCACCTCCCTGCTCTACCCGGACTGTGGGGGGCGCTGTCTGGACAGCCACAAGGCCTTTGTTGTTAAATATGACATGAATGAAGACCTGGACCTGAGCTACCACTACGACAACTCAGAGGTCACCCTTAATGTTTCCCTGGGCAAGGACTTCACCGAGGGCAACCTTTATTTTGGTGATATGAGACAG GTGCCTTTAAGTGAGACTGAGTGCGCAGAGGTTGAACACAGGGTGACTGAGGGCCTCCTCCACCGGGGCCAACACATGCACGGGGCCCTGCCCATTACCTCCGGCCAGCGCTGGAACCTCATCATCTGGATGAGAGGCTCACAGGAACGCAACAAACTGTGCCCCATGTGCAACAGGAGGCCGACACTGATGGAAGGGGAGGGCTTCGCTGACGGGTTCACCAAACACTCCGATGCACTGCTGAACGCCTCCTGTGTGCTGACGTGA
- the abcb9 gene encoding ATP-binding cassette sub-family B member 9 → MGIKVAVSCSVLYILLDVVVTTVLYAHGSYFSIFKKDALNFNILQSALDLWGTVLLRASLLLGASIGVSWNREDGPPRVAKLTTLILLICLISITYALAKLLMLSELGPLNHQPWLLSLISWTCASSLGVILLWGLLGKESKAASNNTSSSGGGGGSEDAEKLVEAAGEEEQEVGRERQKKVDGSQKKKTNSGATLGRLLNYCKKDGGLLSVAVLFLIISAVCEAFIPYYYGKAIDSIVVHRSMEYFAKPVIMLSVLAFASSLAVGVRGGVFTLTFARLNLRLRNHLFRTLMRQEIAFFDENHTGDIISRLSADTTQVSDLISQNINIFLRSTIKGAGFFIFMFAMSWKLTLVTIMGFPFIALVSRLYGEYYKKLTKEVQTTLAEANKVAEETISAMRTVRSFANEGGEADSYYAKLLAMFQLNKKQALAYACYMWSSCISELALEVAILYYGGHLVVTNQMSSGALISFFIYMLELGECLESIASVYTGLMQGVGAAEKVFEYLDRKPKHPADGTEAPDTCAGLVEFKDVTFSYPTRPEIDILKGVSFTLRPGEVTALVGPSGSGKSSCVSLLENFYLPQQGQVLLDGKPVQTIQHDHLHSKVALVSQEPVLFARTVKENIAYGLTDVPMEAVKQAATKANAHHFITTLPKGYETSVGEKGSQLSGGQKQRVAIARALIRNPRVLILDEATSALDAESEHIVQQALNNIMHEHTVLVIAHRLSTVEKAHNIIVIDRGRVAEQGSHSQLMASGGLYYKLVQRQVLGIETGAEVLNPPEKLSWKSDGGRQQRRQSSSSSSSSSEAECNVRY, encoded by the exons ATGGGCATCAAAGTAGCTGTGAGCTGCTCTGTGTTGTACATCCTACTGGACGTGGTTGTCACCACTGTCCTGTATGCACACGGATCATACTTCAGCATATTTAAAAAGGACGCCCTGAACTTTAACATCCTCCAGTCAGCGCTGGACCTCTGGGGGACTGTACTGCTCAGAGCCTCCCTGCTGCTGGGAGCCTCCATAGGGGTGTCATGGAACAGAGAAGACGGCCCACCGAGGGTCGCCAAACTCACCACCCTCATTCTCCTGATCTGCCTGATTTCCATCACCTATGCCCTGGCCAAGCTGCTGATGCTGTCTGAGCTGGGGCCTCTGAACCACCAGCCCTGGCTGCTGAGCCTGATAAGTTGGACTTGTGCCTCCTCTCTGGGTGTCATTCTACTCTGGGGGCTGCTGGGGAAGGAGTCCAAGGCAGCGAGCAATAACACCAGCAGCAGTGGAGGGGGAGGCGGCTCTGAGGACGCTGAAAAGCTGGTGGAGGCAGCTggtgaggaggaacaggaggtgGGACGTGAGAGGCAGAAGAAGGTGGACGGAagccagaagaagaagaccaaCTCTGGGGCTACACTGGGACGTCTGCTGAACTACTGCAAAAAGGATGGTGGGCTGCTGTCTGTAGCCgtcctcttcctcatcatctctgctgtgt GTGAGGCCTTCATACCTTACTACTATGGGAAAGCAATAGACAGCATTGTGGTTCACAGGAGCATGGAGTACTTCGCTAAGCCTGTGATCATGCTGTCAGTACTGGCCTTTGCAAG TTCACTGGCGGTGGGAGTACGGGGAGGAGTCTTCACCCTGACTTTTGCAAGGTTAAATCTGCGGCTCAGGAATCATCTGTTCAGAACTCTGATGAGGCAGGAAATTGCCTTTTTTGATGAGAACCATACAG GTGACATCATTTCACGTCTGTCAGCTGACACCACCCAGGTGAGTGACCTCATCTCTCAGAATATCAACATCTTCCTGCGGAGCACCATCAAGGGCGCTGGCTTCTTCATCTTCATGTTTGCGATGTCCTGGAAGCTCACGCTGGTGACTATCATGGGATTCCCCTTCATCGCCCTCGTCTCTAGGCTTTACGGCGAATACTACAAG AAATTAACCAAAGAGGTGCAAACAACCCTTGCAGAGGCCAATAAAGTTGCAGAAGAAACCATTTCGGCCATGAGGACGGTACGGAGCTTCGCCAATGAGGGTGGGGAGGCCGACTCCTACTACGCCAAGCTTTTGGCCATGTTCCAGCTCAACAAAAAACAAGCCCTGGCCTACGCTTGCTACATGTGGTCCAGTTGT ATCTCAGAGCTTGCCTTAGAGGTTGCTATCCTCTACTATGGCGGCCACCTTGTGGTAACCAATCAGATGAGTAGTGGTGCCTTGATATCTTTTTTCATATACATGCTCGAACTGGGAGAATGCCTTGAG AGTATAGCATCGGTCTACACGGGCCTCATGCAGGGAGTTGGAGCTGCTGAGAAGGTTTTCGAGTACCTGGACAGGAAACCCAAACACCCAGCCGATGGCACAGAGGCTCCAGACACGTGCGCCGGCCTGGTTGAATTTAAAGACGTCACGTTTTCCTACCCAACACGCCCTGAGATTGATATTCTAAAG GGAGTGTCCTTCACTCTGCGGCCTGGCGAGGTGACCGCCCTTGTGGGACCGTCAGGCAGTGGGAAGAGCTCCTGTGTGAGTCTGCTGGAGAACTTCTACCTTCCACAGCAAGGCCAAGTTCTGCTGGACGGGAAGCCAGTTCAGACCATCCAACACGACCACCTCCACTCCAAG GTTGCTCTTGTGAGCCAAGAGCCTGTGCTGTTTGCCCGCACGGTCAAGGAGAACATCGCCTATGGCCTGACTGACGTCCCCATGGAGGCTGTGAAGCAGGCGGCCACCAAGGCTAATGCTCACCATTTCATCACCACCCTCCCCAAAGGCTATGAGACAA GTGTTGGAGAGAAAGGCTCCCAGTTGTCAGGGGGGCAGAAACAGAGGGTGGCCATTGCAAGAGCTCTCATCCGCAACCCTCGTGTTCTTATCTTGGACGAGGCGACCAGCGCCCTGGATGCAGAGAGCGAACACATT GTTCAGCAGGCCCTGAACAACATCATGCATGAGCACACTGTGTTGGTGATTGCCCATCGTCTCAGCACAGTAGAGAAGGCACACAACATCATCGTGATCGACAGGGGCCGTGTGGCCGAACAGGGGTCTCACAGTCAGCTGATGGCCAGCGGGGGGCTGTACTACAAGCTGGTACAGAGGCAGGTCCTGGGCATAGAGACAGGGGCAGAAGTCCTGAACCCACCTGAAAAACTCAGCTGGAAGTCTGATGGTGGAAGGCAGCAGAGAagacaaagcagcagcagcagcagcagcagcagtgaggcCGAGTGCAATGTGCGCTACTGA